The Procambarus clarkii isolate CNS0578487 chromosome 68, FALCON_Pclarkii_2.0, whole genome shotgun sequence genomic interval AGGAATTTCTTGCCGTTCCATTCAAAAGAGTTAGTTTCCTATAACTTGGCACAATGATTATCTTGCACGTTATTGGAGACTGGCTCATCTCGTAGTAAATACTCTGGTTATATCAAACAAGTAATCAGAGAATTATCTAAATTTGTCCTTACCAACTATAAATATTGTGTTTATGCCTGGAAAACTATTTAACTTAGGCCTTTATGAATGATAAAGATTGCTTCTTACCcaagatttaatttttttttttaattttgcccctgcTTCTCATCATTTTATAGTAATTCATTTTATCTGatttttacctgatttacctggtTTTACCTGATTTTGTCAATCACaagcttatatcgaggtctcccTAAGGACAAACTACTTACCCTCCCCAGAATGCAACCTCACAACACTTGACAAatacctggatacctatttactgctaggtgaaggtaTTAGAGGCCTAAAATGATgttcgtactagtggctttaggcatagtttatactgctctatctagaaatccagcaTTCTGCCTGTAACTTATtttgtatgtatatacttttcCGTAAATAAAATCGCCATTGTCATTgtcaggtgataggaaatgtgcccaaccatttctgtcccacccagaATATGAATTCAGGATTCCCGATTGTGAATCAAAAACGAACCCAACTGTGCTATTAAGGCCTCTAAACCTAGAACAACACAACCCATTGCAACCCAATCTAATTTATTCTAACAATTACCGGGTTCAATTCCCCGGGTGgtcacagaaatggttgggcatgtgtTCTCTCACCTAATGCCTCCATTCAGTAAATAGGTGCCCAGGAGTTGGGCAACTGTTGTTGGGTTGCATCCTAAAGGCAGTAGTTTGACCTTAGAGGAATGTTGAAACAACTCTAAAGTATGTATatttacaggcttcctgtccctgtcaaaattaattacaatcaaTTTTAACAATTGAAGAATAAGCTTTGAAGAATTCCTGTGCACAATTTTTTTATCATACCCCTCTATGAAGGCTATAAATTTTAATGACACATATAACATTATCATTTATATTAGCTTTTTATAAATAAAGGTATTAATTTCCAATTCTGAAGTTTATATGCAACTTTCTCTTCCAAGTTGTTACACACACCATCTTGAAGCATTTTCTTGGcaaattgtttcattttctggtaCTTGCTGTACAATTATTATGTGATATTTATGGTACGTGTTTGCAAaaattacagtatactgtacagtaGTCTAGTCAATATGAGCACTGAATAACTAAACATTATTAAACATACTGTACCTAAGTAATAGATCACACAGGGCTTATATATTGCTTTCTGGTTTAGTAAAGCCCAGGAACATAGTACTGTGTACCATATAAATTGATTACCTTAAATAATGACTCGTTTGGATAACCATGGGATTAAAGAACCTTATTGGAAAATAGAGGGCTGTATACAAATGAGTAAGAATTGGAAAGCCAAACTAGTACAATAATTTGTCAAACTagcaagaaatattgaaaaacataAATCAATCATGATGGCATCATCAAATTCTGATTGTCACGCTCTCGGGCATGCAGCTGGATCACACCTGAAAGCGTAAGTGATAGGAGTTGCCTTGAATTTAATTTTTGTTTAACGATGTTACTAAATTGTTTTTAAGtgttttttttcatttagtttAAGAAATGATGTGTCAATTGAGGTATTTATATCGCTGAACATGTGGAACATAGGGTACACACAAATATTCATGTGTCACTAATATGCTCACCATAAATATTTTTtatgattaataataatattatttttgtTGTTATCAAATTGTATACACTATATCAATCATTATATTTTTATGCTCCATTATGAAATACTGAAAAGTTGTGAAAGGTGTCATAATCTCAGAAACAGTTTACAGTGCACGAGGCAGTACCACACTCTTTGCACCAGATACATAGTAACGACATTTCGAAACTTTTCTCTCCTATCTGTGTTCCCGTGGACAATGCACTTACGTTAGACCCTTGGAACAATCTTTAGTAAGTGATAGATATTCAGTGAAGTGTAGCAGAAAGTCAATCTAAAAAATTCCTGTCACTAATTTTTCTGAGCTTCAATAGTAGTCAGGGAAAGTAAAAAATTCTAGTTTGGCACCAGGATgttgcttctggaaactttccttattaagactactcagtaGCTtgatcgatagagcttcggcctgacACGCATGTGGTCCACAGGTCGAGTCTcccagagcccaggtgaatggaaagtTAATGTTCAGAGCATTGTGATCCATTATTCAGCTGACAATGCCTCTGCTTCCAACCTGTAATTCTTGACCAAACTTTATAAGCATTTGGGATACAATGCGAAGGTtaaatactgtctccactcgctaatccggactatatgggaaggacccctcaGCTGGATTATCACGTTTTCCAGATTAACGTACTTTTTCAGCTcttgagtccaaaagtgaccatttccaactatttttatactacaaacaacataatttgaattgccttgccacatataattataaaatattcgactagaaacctcaacttaccttgctgttgttcgtcttcttgattgatgccacacatcttgaagttaagaattcttgacaatttacaTAACCTTtattaacacaacactaaaattaacatttaaaattactgtacagttcgttaagcaaagttagttttcactgccagctgctgaagcctcactggttgaaggcacttgggttgcctgtgaggccctcattggttgaaggcgcttggcttgcctgtgacacctcactggttgaaggcgcttgcctgtgacacctcactggttgaaggggcTTGGCAtgtctgtgacgcctcactggttgaaggtgcttggcatgtctgtgacgcctcactggttgaaggtgcttggcatctctgtgacgcctcactggttgaagatgatgacatcatgtaaattattctcaattgtatagtttatggcttccttcagggcatataattctgtctgcagtgttgagcacccactattcatgcttcagtaagcttcatggttgttagtgtaaactgctgccccagcagaacctctttcttgatcaactaatCCATCTGTCAAGATGTGaatcgttgtaggtcttgagatggtttccatctgTCGTTCtgtgactgctttgagcctctgtgagtcacatgctgattttctaacTGCTAATCCTTCAATGATAATCTTTAGACTTGATTCTTCCTATGGAAGAGGCTACCGAATTACAAGGAGAAATCTAGACATTTATAAGTGTGTGGGTACAGCTCACTCTACTACTCACCTAACCTCCTTAATTGTAGGGAGCACCAAATGATAGGGTGAGCTTTTGAAAGCTTTTTGTTCTAAACATTTCCTTACATCTTAGAAACCCTCTTTCAGCATCCCTTGTTATTGAGTGACTGATTAAAATATTAACACCAATATTTTTCACCAATGTATACTCATGAATCTATTTACTTTATTTTACATTTACAATGTTTACCTGTTTTACAGACTGAGTAAAGGCACCAAGAAGGAAGTTATCAACTTCTTTGATTCTCCCTTTGACCAGAGTAAAGGCACCAAGAAGAAAGTTATCAACTTCTTTGATTCTCCCTTTGATcaagaaaaacaaataaaaaaacgtAAGAAGGAAACCAGCAAACCTGTAATCCTTGCAAATCCTCTTCGTGGTGATGCACTGCCATCTCCATTTGATGATGACCATTCTGCTTCAGTGTTCTTTAACCCATTTCATAAAGCACAGGAAGATAAAAAATTGGTATTGGAGAAGCATGTAAAAATGACAGAAAACCCTAAAGATGTCTTGGAAATCAATGGAAAGAAAATTTGTTGGAATTATAGAAAAGGTCGGTGCAAGTTTGGACACAACTGCAAGTTTGCACATGATTCTGATATAAGCCAGCCTTCTGAACCCAGGGAAGCTCAGAACTCCAGTACAAATGCCATTGCAGCTTCAGTATCTTATGGGGAATTAGGAACTCAAGTTTTAATGGCGGAACCTACTGTAGATGAACTGACAATAAAAAAGAAAAGACGTCCTGGATTATCTGAAGGAGTTGTTCCTGGAAAAAAGGTACAAAAACTACATCGTAAACAGCAAGCCAAAGAAACACCATGGCTTTTGAAATGATTATTTTTTGTCTACCATTCAAATTTTAGTACCTTTTGTATCTTAATAGATTTAATTATCTCAAGTAGGAACTGGAAGTGTGTTTAGTAATTAAAATTTGTATttttataaaatttttaaagagacATCCAGTTCATTGTAATCTGCATTATCAAACACTGCATATGCAGTGTGAAATCATTATTTTTCTCACACAAAAATATTAATAGCACTTGAATTTATTACAAATTATGTGTGTCTGGTCTTTCATGAAGCAGTTTCTTGCCAGAGATATGCATTCATACTTTACTTGATATTGTTTATAGTCATTCTGTTATAACACAAAAATGCTGAGTGTTATTTCATATATgcaagagatttaccatatattgCATCATGTTAGAAAATGTAGCATGAAATCTTTGATAGTTATAATAATACTTTTTGACAAAGAAAATATCAAGTTGGCTGTGccatgtttgtgtttgtgttgtttACTTTAATGTTTCTGCGAGAGAGACCTTAGAAGTTggggaaaatttgcttaaaattacAGTATTTTAATAACAATTTAAAGTCTCAGGATTTTTTTATGAGATTGATACTCTCTATACATGTTCTCTTTAATTAAATGGTCTTTCATTCCGTCATGTAAGATTGGTGGATTATATTCCTGGGAAAACACAGAGCTGAATAACCTAGTTAAATTCAGTACCTGATCCAAAATTAAAGATAGTATAGCATGAAGTTCATTTTGCATTCCAGAAATACATTATCTGGAATGTAGTTTATTATAGAAGATAGAGAGTCTATACAGATGTTACACTTGGTTTAAATGACATTTCTAGTTAAAATGTCATTTTACAATTACTCTCATGAGATGATTAATTTTTTCTTTCTCTAAATATGTAGTTAATTAATGAAGTGATATTTACTTCAGATAAGATAGCACTTCTCAGTTTTATGAAGGAGCCTGATTGAACATGCAGTACCTATGTATGTCATAATTATGTTGCAGTATTGAACCCACCATAAACTTATAAAGCATGATATGTTAATATCCTGTAATTGCATGTGGCTATGcatttaatataatatttaaaaGCTGTTTGATACTAAGTGCTCTATACTGTATGTTCTCAATTATATTTTtggattttatttttattttgatgaAATGTGTACTATATCAGTTTCCATTACTATGTCTACATACTGTACAGTGTTTTAATGCCACCAGCCAAATGATAGATATTTAGTGTGTTTATTTCACAGAATTGCATACCATTTATTAAACAAATTGGTTAATCACTGCTCTGCACCACCCAacatgcagtgttgggtggtgcttAGGATTTAGGACTTGCCCAAAAGCATTGCCCGAagcgctatgcatgctagtggctatacaagaatgtaagaactcttatatatataaataaataaataataaataaacatgtgatgaacattagTATATTGTAAGATTCAAAACTCCAGCAGGTACATGGGGCTCACATCCTATTCCTCAGGACTCCAGTAAACAGAGACCGTCTTGAAAAAAAAATCATCTGTAtgtgagccggtcggccaagtggacagcacgctggacttgtgatcctgtggtcctgggttcaatcccaggcgccggcgagaaacattgggcagagtttctttcaccctatgcccctgttacctagcagtaaaataggtacctgggtgttagtcagctgtcacgggctgcttcctgggggtggaggcctggtcgaggaccgggccgcggggacactaaagccccgaaatcatctcaagataatctcaagataaccatccctCCTGGCAGTGAGAGGCTCAGCAGTGCCAGAGTGACCAAGACTGGCACATGCAGCTCCAGCTCACAGCACAGCTGCACAAGTCGGGGCCACATCACCATttaataatgaataaaataagtaACTGCAATTATTTTTCTTTGATAGTGTCATAGATGATCCTGagtgtaataataattatgtacAAGAATCAGATATCAGTAAATACAATGCTAGTTATGATGTTCACAGCAGGAGGCAGACATCACAGCACACAGCAGAGGTTTGTGAACCTATGCATCATGCAACGTGACCTTGTGTTCCTTTAGAAAATACTCTTTTGCAAAAGAATTCATATTTGTGACTTAGTGACAGGAATCTGATGATAATAGCAGTAGAGTATCCAAAGAGGTAATAACACTGTACATAGTGTAGTTCTGGGTATTTTGATGTGTCAGGTGATGTCAGCTGCTGGAGTCAGCTGGTTGTAGCGTGTACATCTATATTGAAATAAGATTTCATCACTACCCACGTTAGAATTACTTAGTAGTTCATTATGGTTATGAAAATATAGATGTATACAACTTGTGTATATAGCGTACTGATAGCCAAAACACTGTTGTAttcatctaaaaatataaaatatacattTCACTTGATTTAAGCATTATATTTTAAGCATAATGATGTTCAACACATTTAACTAGGTATATAAATTCCTCAAATTacacaatattgaataatattactgaaaaaaagagaaaaacaatcagagagacattgaaataatcatGTAAAAATGTATTTGTGACAATTGGCACCCCACGAGCTGGCTGAGCCTAGCCGGCACCTCAGCACTCACAAATTGCTCAACTTCTTGGCTCCATCACGGCTAAAATATGTCACATACAAAAATTTTTTCTGTTGGGAGCCCtgttggcttcctgaagctatccaaactgataCAGTGCTATATTAGTTGGGATTATCAGTCACAGAGTCCTTAAGCCTACCAGGGATCACGAGCCACAACCTgtccccttcagagaggcacagggagcaatggcctatgagcattTTACATTTAAAGTTTATCATACTTGCCATTGACTGGggaaggacccagaaaggtaagcaaatCAAAACAGACTACTGTCTGGT includes:
- the LOC123774732 gene encoding uncharacterized protein isoform X1, with product MAGLVADYGSSSEEEKEDTELADESLSKGTKKEVINFFDSPFDQSKGTKKKVINFFDSPFDQEKQIKKRKKETSKPVILANPLRGDALPSPFDDDHSASVFFNPFHKAQEDKKLVLEKHVKMTENPKDVLEINGKKICWNYRKGRCKFGHNCKFAHDSDISQPSEPREAQNSSTNAIAASVSYGELGTQVLMAEPTVDELTIKKKRRPGLSEGVVPGKKVQKLHRKQQAKETPWLLK
- the LOC123774732 gene encoding uncharacterized protein isoform X2, which encodes MMASSNSDCHALGHAAGSHLKALSKGTKKEVINFFDSPFDQSKGTKKKVINFFDSPFDQEKQIKKRKKETSKPVILANPLRGDALPSPFDDDHSASVFFNPFHKAQEDKKLVLEKHVKMTENPKDVLEINGKKICWNYRKGRCKFGHNCKFAHDSDISQPSEPREAQNSSTNAIAASVSYGELGTQVLMAEPTVDELTIKKKRRPGLSEGVVPGKKVQKLHRKQQAKETPWLLK